The stretch of DNA TGCCTTTACGCAGCAGCCTGTGCACACGGCCCACGGGGAACTGGAGCCCGGCACGGGATGAACGTGTCTTTGCCTTCGCCCTGGCCTTGCCTCCGGTTTTGCCTCTTCCGCTCATATTGgtagcttcagtatgtcacagaaaGTCTGAATGAGCCGCTGGCCACCTCGAGAGTCTTACTTATACCTCGCCACAAAAGCCATCGATTGGCCACCGGACCGGTGTGGCCTTATCCaattggagtgagggagggacagacagacaggcagtcagccctaagcccgcccccacccacccgcccgcaggcaggcaggcagcagagtgaCGAGGGCTAGGCTACTCTGTTTCCCTCCGACTTTTGTTACTTTTTCACGTTGGCGGGAGCGCCAAAGTGACAACTCAAATCACTGAAACATGTATCAATCAATTCGAGAGTGGCTCATAATACAAATGGCTGCTGTCCAACCCACTATAGTATGTATGCTTATTATTATCAGGATCAATGTGACATGCCAAttctaacacatcacaacaatgttgactggtgagggtgctgcactcttgagtgacaaatgtaaagccatttagccactccaaaatgtggtgcgtaaaagtcattcatttcatttcttttgcaccacgggtaggtaggtggaatggaatgacatgcgcttttatggaaagaggtgggtggctcttaaaagagccttttgtGGTAACAACATGTGTCGAGTAGAAAGAACACTGTTTGTAATAGGTTTACTTCTTCTTGGGGGCTGCCTTCTTGGCCTTGGCCGCCTTGGGCTTGGCGGCTTTGGGCTTCGCTGCCTTGGTAGCCTTCTTGGGGCTCTTGGCCGCTTTCTTGGCCGCTGCGGCGGGCTTCTTCACCTTCTTTGGGCTCTTGGCGGCCTTTTTGGGTGTAGCGGGCTTCTTGGCCTTCTTGGGGGACTTCTTTGCGGCCACGGCCTTCTTGGCTGCTACCTTCTTGGGCTTCTTGGCGGCGGCGGGCTTCTTGGCGGCCACCTTCTTAGCTTTGGGGGCTGCGGCTTTCTTGGCGGGCTTCTTTGCCTCGACGGCCTTCTTGTTGAGCTTGAAGGAGCCGGAAGCACCGGTGCCCTTAGTCTGGACCAGGGTGCCCTTGGTGACGAGGCTCTTGACGGCGATCTTGACACGGGAGTTGTTCTTCTCCACGTCGTAGCCGCCTGCCGCCAGAGACTTCTTGAGCGCGGCCAGGGACACGCCGCTCCTCTCCTTGGAGGCGGACACCGCCTTGACGATGAGCTCGCCTACGCTGGGTCCCGCTTTCTTGGGCTTGGCTGCTGCCTTCTTCTTGGGTGCCTTGGCCGGCGCGGCGGCGGCGGGTGCTGGTGCGACTTCTGCCATGTCTGTCGTTCGgtccggtaaacacacacacttacaacactACGGTAGTCTGTGAGGAGGAGTACTTTGCTGTAGACGCTGCTCTGCGCTATTGAAGCTCC from Oncorhynchus mykiss isolate Arlee unplaced genomic scaffold, USDA_OmykA_1.1 un_scaffold_415, whole genome shotgun sequence encodes:
- the LOC118956095 gene encoding histone H1 produces the protein MAEVAPAPAAAAPAKAPKKKAAAKPKKAGPSVGELIVKAVSASKERSGVSLAALKKSLAAGGYDVEKNNSRVKIAVKSLVTKGTLVQTKGTGASGSFKLNKKAVEAKKPAKKAAAPKAKKVAAKKPAAAKKPKKVAAKKAVAAKKSPKKAKKPATPKKAAKSPKKVKKPAAAAKKAAKSPKKATKAAKPKAAKPKAAKAKKAAPKKK